From the Pseudarthrobacter sp. MM222 genome, one window contains:
- a CDS encoding multicopper oxidase family protein: protein MTTRRELLKLGAVGAFGLAGMKGGDDDVAPPTAPPTASLLAPRNFPIPFEGVFRRPPELTPFESGFDDGDPARPYARYALTQKLGLAQFVPGLNTTVAGYNGIFPGPTIRAAQGTRTEVRIRNALPARGLLQPGAFDTVTHLHGSASLPQYDGYANDFTAPGNVKNYRYPNWQPARTLWYHDHKHHITAQNVYSGLAGFYPLTDRYEQAQLPQGEFDVPLMISDAMFNADGSLGYNDNGHKGLWGDIIMVNGVPWPTMKVKPRIYRFRVLVASITRSYRPTLSTGEPVYVVGTDAGMVPVVQAVKSWRQGTAERYEVLIDFRRYRTGQMIELRNLSNKNNINFANTGKIMRFEVVADSGSAAGSISGIPATLDDGGAVNAALGAIATMKLTPDMAVAKRNLKVMRANGQWTINGVTWADVEKSGFSKLFGNPKPYDIEQWTITNASGGWFHPVHIHLIDARIIGRNTNGGKPFAWETGPKDVFYAGENESITALMQFDTGKELGGRYMVHCHNLVHEDHDMMVQFSVGDYRINDPVTSDPPVPDTSPADAYPPVYRPGLPPGT from the coding sequence ATGACGACACGACGAGAACTGTTGAAACTGGGTGCGGTGGGCGCATTCGGCCTGGCCGGAATGAAGGGTGGCGACGACGACGTCGCCCCACCCACGGCCCCGCCGACTGCCAGTCTGCTGGCACCCCGGAACTTTCCCATCCCGTTTGAGGGAGTCTTCCGGCGTCCGCCGGAGCTGACGCCCTTTGAATCGGGATTCGACGACGGCGACCCGGCGCGGCCCTACGCGCGCTACGCCCTCACCCAGAAACTTGGCCTGGCGCAGTTCGTCCCCGGACTGAACACCACCGTGGCCGGGTACAACGGTATCTTCCCGGGCCCCACCATCCGCGCCGCCCAGGGGACCAGGACTGAGGTGCGGATCCGCAACGCCCTCCCCGCGCGTGGCCTGCTTCAGCCCGGCGCCTTCGACACGGTCACCCACCTGCACGGCTCAGCCTCATTGCCGCAATACGACGGGTACGCCAACGACTTCACCGCGCCCGGCAACGTGAAGAACTACCGGTATCCCAACTGGCAGCCGGCAAGGACGTTGTGGTACCACGACCACAAGCACCACATCACCGCCCAGAACGTGTACTCGGGGCTCGCCGGGTTCTACCCCTTGACCGACAGGTACGAGCAAGCCCAGCTACCGCAAGGTGAGTTCGACGTACCGCTGATGATCTCGGATGCGATGTTCAACGCCGACGGATCCCTGGGCTACAACGACAACGGCCACAAGGGACTGTGGGGCGACATCATCATGGTCAACGGAGTGCCGTGGCCGACGATGAAGGTCAAGCCGCGGATCTACCGTTTCCGCGTCCTGGTGGCTTCGATAACGCGCTCTTACCGCCCGACGCTGTCCACCGGAGAACCGGTCTACGTGGTCGGCACGGACGCCGGCATGGTGCCGGTGGTCCAGGCGGTCAAGTCATGGCGGCAGGGCACCGCGGAGCGCTACGAAGTACTGATTGATTTCCGCCGGTACCGGACCGGGCAAATGATCGAACTACGCAACCTGAGCAACAAGAACAACATCAACTTCGCCAACACAGGGAAGATCATGCGCTTCGAGGTGGTCGCTGATTCCGGCTCAGCCGCCGGTTCCATCTCCGGCATTCCTGCGACCCTGGACGACGGCGGCGCGGTGAACGCGGCGCTCGGAGCCATAGCCACCATGAAGCTGACACCGGACATGGCCGTGGCGAAGCGCAACCTCAAAGTGATGCGGGCCAACGGGCAGTGGACCATCAACGGAGTTACCTGGGCGGACGTCGAGAAGTCCGGGTTCTCCAAGCTGTTTGGCAATCCAAAGCCCTACGACATCGAGCAATGGACCATCACCAATGCCTCCGGAGGCTGGTTCCACCCCGTCCATATCCACTTGATAGACGCCAGGATCATTGGCCGGAACACGAACGGCGGCAAGCCGTTCGCCTGGGAAACCGGACCCAAAGACGTCTTCTACGCCGGTGAAAACGAGTCGATCACAGCGCTGATGCAATTCGACACGGGCAAGGAACTCGGCGGGCGGTACATGGTCCACTGCCACAACCTGGTGCACGAGGACCACGACATGATGGTCCAGTTCTCCGTGGGCGACTACCGGATAAACGACCCCGTCACCTCCGACCCGCCCGTTCCGGACACGTCCCCGGCCGACGCCTATCCGCCGGTGTACCGGCCCGGCCTGCCGCCCGGCACCTGA